From the genome of Pelagicoccus sp. SDUM812003, one region includes:
- a CDS encoding CPBP family intramembrane glutamic endopeptidase: MAGLLFAVLAALSFYACCGESGIDGRLLTIVYVAMWLPPFLFLSTESRRAMGFHLPQVWLGLPISLIAGAVLAFICYFVGDALYGHGEENWFMSVGYRYLSDQRIVDLPQHLAFIAFTVPALIASPVGEELFFRGVIHHAIEERTGLKIATVATSALFAFTQLAHHGIHRTNNGLEILPVSGFLWFLLMFVAGVVFTIARHRYGSILASVFAHAGFNLAMNTTIFYALFVQ; encoded by the coding sequence ATGGCTGGGCTCCTCTTCGCGGTCCTCGCCGCGTTGAGCTTCTACGCCTGCTGCGGCGAAAGCGGCATAGACGGTCGTCTGCTGACGATCGTCTACGTAGCGATGTGGCTGCCTCCCTTTCTCTTTCTCAGCACGGAATCGCGACGAGCCATGGGGTTTCATCTGCCACAAGTCTGGCTCGGGCTTCCCATCTCGCTGATCGCCGGAGCCGTCCTCGCCTTCATCTGCTACTTTGTCGGAGACGCACTATACGGACATGGCGAAGAGAATTGGTTCATGAGCGTCGGATACCGCTACCTTTCCGACCAGCGGATCGTGGACCTGCCTCAGCACCTCGCCTTCATCGCCTTCACCGTGCCAGCCCTCATCGCAAGTCCAGTGGGTGAGGAGCTCTTCTTCCGAGGCGTGATCCACCACGCCATCGAGGAAAGGACCGGACTGAAAATCGCCACCGTCGCCACCTCGGCCCTATTCGCGTTCACCCAGCTCGCACACCACGGAATCCATCGCACGAACAACGGATTGGAAATCCTGCCCGTATCCGGTTTCCTATGGTTCCTTTTGATGTTCGTAGCCGGCGTCGTATTCACAATCGCCCGACACCGATACGGCTCGATTCTTGCCAGCGTTTTCGCCCACGCGGGCTTCAACCTAGCGATGAACACCACCATCTTCTACGCCCTTTTCGTGCAGTAG
- a CDS encoding glycerate kinase, with translation MRNVLIAFDKFKDALTAVEACQTAAVALHDVQPDWQVSVAPIADGGDGFCHTLTSVAEGQFFHTSVHGPQGAETTATFGMVDTGDIDPAARLLLDFSPNAKRLAIIEFAQSSGIALVPPEERSPWTSTSYGLGQTIQAALEQGADSLLIGLGGSATHDLALGALQALGFTFFTRHGEPIDSYPTPDKWDEIGIIEPPDDLPKVELRIACDVENPLLGESGAASVFGPQKGLQPGDLGLLESETARIAIILCHACDAGIQTMDTPGAGAAGGAAFGLMNALDGRLVPGAELVFAWAGLGDKLAAADLVITGEGRFDASSLQGKGPGELAIKVLKQKKELRILAGSVGEIENEAIAKATLAITPPGTSLSEAIPATAKNLKRCIAQLFSERSAATSSILHESSTAPLRSSGSSSKRKL, from the coding sequence ATGAGAAACGTCCTCATCGCCTTCGACAAATTCAAAGACGCCCTCACCGCGGTCGAAGCCTGCCAGACCGCCGCCGTAGCGCTGCATGACGTCCAGCCGGACTGGCAAGTGTCCGTCGCTCCCATCGCCGACGGCGGCGACGGGTTTTGCCACACCTTGACCAGCGTGGCGGAGGGACAGTTCTTCCACACCTCGGTCCACGGTCCGCAAGGCGCGGAGACCACCGCCACGTTCGGCATGGTGGACACTGGCGACATCGACCCCGCCGCTCGCTTGCTGCTCGATTTCTCTCCCAACGCCAAGCGCCTGGCCATCATCGAGTTCGCCCAGAGCAGCGGCATCGCTCTGGTACCCCCGGAGGAGCGCTCCCCATGGACCAGCACCAGCTACGGGCTCGGCCAGACCATCCAAGCGGCCCTCGAGCAGGGAGCCGACTCGCTCTTGATCGGCCTGGGCGGCAGCGCCACCCACGACCTGGCCCTCGGAGCTTTGCAGGCCCTAGGCTTCACCTTCTTCACCCGACACGGGGAACCGATCGATTCCTACCCCACTCCCGACAAATGGGACGAGATCGGCATCATCGAGCCACCGGACGACTTGCCGAAGGTCGAGCTGCGCATCGCTTGCGACGTGGAGAATCCGCTCCTCGGAGAAAGCGGAGCCGCCTCCGTCTTCGGTCCGCAAAAAGGGCTGCAGCCCGGCGATCTCGGGCTCCTGGAGAGCGAAACCGCCCGCATCGCCATCATCCTTTGCCACGCCTGCGACGCTGGCATCCAAACAATGGATACACCGGGAGCCGGAGCGGCGGGCGGGGCCGCCTTCGGACTGATGAACGCCCTCGACGGACGACTCGTTCCTGGCGCGGAGCTCGTTTTCGCGTGGGCGGGGCTGGGCGACAAGCTGGCGGCAGCGGATCTGGTCATCACCGGCGAGGGTCGCTTCGACGCCTCTTCGCTGCAGGGCAAGGGACCGGGCGAGCTGGCAATCAAGGTCTTGAAGCAAAAGAAGGAGCTGCGCATCCTGGCGGGCAGCGTGGGCGAAATCGAAAACGAAGCCATCGCCAAGGCGACGCTCGCCATCACTCCGCCCGGCACCTCGCTGTCGGAGGCCATCCCCGCCACCGCTAAAAACCTGAAACGATGCATTGCGCAGCTGTTTTCCGAGCGATCTGCCGCGACATCGTCAATTTTGCACGAAAGCTCCACTGCTCCGTTAAGATCGAGCGGGTCATCGTCGAAGAGGAAGCTCTGA
- a CDS encoding BON domain-containing protein, with protein sequence MKTFFLAFILGIFVGALVTAYLNSPDAYQTLKEAKARLLQSEPLPEASTAPTPELGPDELPMPTPELSRPDPQPASPPEEVKTEPETPAETPALPAPPPAAPEEAETESVEPARPEPVEPPKSETDRPTEEPEKPIATPQTEEPKESPQTASPETPSPPPATEEEKEETSPEPAPTPVPEPQEDQSPPASDQDEEPAPDSPPASEEQEPVKTLKEKTEQAIDEGVKKAAEIAQDVQKKAAELSDQAESQMVQLKKSSQPFVDQSVDLAIATAIRAQFKLDRRIDSEAIEIQVASREVVLSGTVPSGSAKQLAIETAVGTKGVSLVRSELQVTE encoded by the coding sequence ATGAAAACCTTCTTTCTCGCATTCATTCTCGGCATCTTCGTAGGGGCCCTTGTGACCGCCTACCTGAACTCGCCGGACGCCTACCAAACCCTCAAGGAGGCCAAAGCCCGGCTGCTTCAAAGCGAGCCGCTACCGGAGGCGTCCACGGCGCCGACTCCCGAACTCGGACCGGACGAGCTTCCCATGCCCACCCCGGAACTCTCCCGACCAGATCCGCAACCCGCCTCCCCTCCCGAGGAAGTGAAAACCGAACCGGAAACGCCTGCGGAGACGCCAGCCCTTCCCGCTCCGCCTCCAGCCGCGCCGGAAGAAGCGGAGACCGAAAGCGTCGAACCCGCTCGTCCGGAGCCGGTGGAGCCGCCCAAGTCGGAAACAGATCGCCCCACGGAGGAGCCAGAAAAGCCGATCGCCACGCCCCAGACCGAAGAGCCGAAGGAGTCGCCTCAGACCGCCAGCCCCGAGACGCCCTCACCTCCTCCGGCAACCGAAGAGGAGAAGGAGGAAACCTCCCCCGAGCCCGCTCCCACGCCCGTGCCGGAGCCGCAAGAGGATCAATCCCCTCCCGCCAGCGATCAAGACGAGGAGCCAGCCCCCGACTCGCCTCCAGCAAGCGAAGAGCAGGAGCCCGTCAAAACCCTGAAGGAGAAAACCGAGCAAGCCATCGACGAAGGGGTGAAAAAAGCTGCCGAAATCGCCCAGGATGTGCAGAAGAAAGCCGCCGAGCTGAGCGATCAGGCCGAGAGCCAGATGGTTCAACTCAAGAAAAGCAGCCAGCCCTTCGTCGACCAAAGCGTCGACCTGGCCATAGCCACCGCCATTCGGGCCCAGTTCAAGCTCGACCGCCGCATCGATTCCGAGGCCATCGAGATACAGGTCGCCAGCCGCGAAGTCGTGCTCTCCGGCACCGTCCCCTCCGGCAGCGCAAAACAGTTGGCCATCGAAACCGCGGTGGGCACCAAAGGCGTTTCCCTGGTTCGCTCCGAGCTCCAAGTGACGGAGTGA
- a CDS encoding RNA methyltransferase produces the protein MKDDQKGNPWKSSAGRDSKSEGGYRNPRSPRRPRGPRGSGRDDRRFRRDDGPDGSPRQGGFEDAPKKRPVIRREGDQWLEPVCGFHAVGSLFYAKPFIVERLFFDAESAPMLGDICKFLAKEKKPYRQVDAVELAKVSGTRHHGGVVAIARRRLPEVATPKAAEFWAKEGMPLLILDGVANTHNFGGLARTAAFYGVEKLLIADSKRQARPSESAYRVARGGLDLVDLRLVDNVPSFLKAVRTSHLTIGLDIEGLPLPELAAICPEEQEGKPVAIVIGNEETGLGEGTKEACDLLVGIPGSGAIDRLNVVAEAALLLQRYVVEAY, from the coding sequence TTGAAAGACGATCAGAAAGGCAATCCTTGGAAATCCTCCGCCGGGCGCGATTCGAAGAGCGAAGGCGGCTACCGCAACCCTCGCTCCCCGCGCCGTCCGCGAGGTCCTCGTGGATCCGGTCGCGATGATCGCCGCTTTCGTCGCGACGATGGGCCGGATGGCTCTCCGCGCCAGGGTGGATTCGAGGATGCGCCGAAAAAGCGGCCGGTCATCCGTCGGGAGGGCGATCAATGGTTGGAGCCGGTGTGCGGCTTTCACGCGGTAGGCAGTTTGTTCTACGCCAAGCCGTTCATCGTGGAGCGGCTGTTTTTCGACGCCGAGTCGGCGCCCATGCTGGGCGACATCTGCAAGTTTCTCGCCAAGGAGAAGAAACCCTATCGTCAGGTCGACGCGGTGGAGTTGGCCAAGGTCTCCGGAACCCGGCACCATGGAGGCGTGGTTGCCATCGCCCGCCGTCGTTTGCCGGAAGTGGCCACGCCCAAAGCGGCGGAATTCTGGGCAAAGGAGGGCATGCCGCTGCTGATCCTCGACGGCGTGGCCAATACCCACAACTTTGGCGGACTGGCGCGAACCGCCGCGTTCTACGGGGTGGAGAAACTTCTCATCGCTGACAGCAAGCGCCAGGCCCGCCCTAGCGAATCCGCCTACCGAGTGGCTCGTGGCGGGCTGGATCTGGTGGACCTGCGCCTGGTGGACAACGTGCCGAGTTTTCTCAAGGCGGTGCGAACGTCCCACCTCACCATCGGGCTGGACATCGAGGGCCTGCCCTTGCCGGAACTGGCCGCGATCTGCCCCGAGGAGCAGGAGGGCAAGCCGGTAGCCATCGTGATCGGAAACGAGGAGACAGGGCTTGGGGAAGGAACCAAGGAAGCCTGCGACTTGCTGGTGGGCATACCCGGAAGCGGAGCGATCGATCGACTCAACGTGGTGGCGGAGGCGGCTCTGCTTCTGCAGCGATACGTCGTGGAAGCGTATTGA